The following are from one region of the Mycolicibacterium diernhoferi genome:
- a CDS encoding orotate phosphoribosyltransferase encodes MQRPETWQAAFELIQTRGYEHRAEPFRLVSGQLSHDYIDGKYAIDNGERLSIVSRAVADLAALNGIEFDAVGGLTMGADPLAHGVSMVTGAAWFSVRKEQKSRGREQWIEGTRIEPGTRVLLVDDVISTGGSTLKAYERVTAAGAVVTGVIPMVDRGDVAAELFGGLGVPFVALVTYKDLGIEPVKAV; translated from the coding sequence ATGCAGCGCCCGGAGACCTGGCAAGCGGCTTTCGAGCTGATCCAAACGCGCGGTTACGAACACCGCGCCGAGCCGTTCAGGCTCGTCAGTGGCCAGCTCAGCCATGATTACATCGACGGCAAGTACGCCATCGACAACGGCGAGCGGCTGTCCATCGTCAGCCGCGCGGTGGCCGACCTGGCGGCCCTCAACGGCATCGAGTTCGACGCGGTCGGCGGCCTGACCATGGGTGCCGATCCGCTGGCCCACGGGGTGTCGATGGTCACCGGCGCCGCCTGGTTCTCGGTGCGCAAGGAGCAGAAGTCCCGCGGCCGTGAGCAGTGGATCGAGGGCACCCGCATCGAGCCCGGCACCCGGGTGCTGCTGGTCGACGACGTGATCAGCACCGGAGGCTCCACCCTCAAGGCGTATGAACGGGTCACCGCGGCGGGTGCCGTGGTGACCGGGGTGATCCCGATGGTGGACCGCGGCGATGTCGCCGCCGAACTGTTCGGCGGCCTCGGCGTGCCGTTCGTGGCGCTGGTGACCTACAAGGATCTGGGCATCGAACCGGTCAAGGCCGTCTGA
- a CDS encoding class I SAM-dependent methyltransferase has translation MLTVDFDRLGVGPGTSVIDVGCGAGRHSFEAYRRGADVIAFDQSVEDLNDVDAILTAMKEQGEAPASARAEAVKGDALALPYADGTFDCVIASEILEHVPEDDKAISELVRVLKPGGALAITVPRWLPEKVCWLLSDEYHANEGGHIRIYRADELRDKVVGRGMRFAHSEHAHSLHAPFWWLKCAVGVDKPDNPAVTAYHKLLVWDMMSRPWLTRTAEAALNPLIGKSVALYFQKPAD, from the coding sequence GTGCTGACCGTTGACTTCGACCGGCTCGGCGTAGGGCCGGGGACATCGGTCATCGATGTGGGCTGTGGCGCGGGGCGCCACTCCTTCGAGGCCTACCGCCGCGGCGCCGACGTCATCGCCTTCGACCAGAGCGTCGAGGACCTCAATGACGTGGACGCCATCCTGACGGCCATGAAGGAGCAGGGCGAGGCGCCGGCGTCGGCCCGCGCGGAGGCGGTCAAGGGGGACGCCCTGGCGTTGCCCTATGCCGATGGCACGTTCGACTGCGTCATCGCCTCGGAGATCCTGGAGCACGTCCCGGAGGACGACAAGGCGATCTCGGAGCTGGTCCGGGTCCTCAAACCTGGTGGTGCGCTTGCCATCACCGTCCCGCGCTGGCTGCCCGAGAAGGTGTGCTGGCTGCTGTCGGACGAGTACCACGCCAACGAGGGCGGGCACATCCGCATCTACCGCGCCGACGAACTGCGCGACAAGGTCGTGGGACGGGGTATGCGGTTCGCCCACAGCGAGCATGCGCATTCGCTGCACGCACCGTTTTGGTGGCTCAAATGTGCTGTCGGCGTGGACAAGCCAGACAATCCGGCGGTGACGGCCTATCACAAACTGTTGGTGTGGGACATGATGAGCCGGCCCTGGCTGACTCGTACGGCGGAAGCGGCGCTGAACCCGTTGATCGGTAAGAGTGTCGCTCTGTACTTCCAAAAACCGGCAGACTGA
- a CDS encoding enoyl-CoA hydratase/isomerase family protein, with product MPGYRTLLSTVEGGVAVITLNRPAQRNAVGDGMRHELADALTRYDTDDAVRAIVLTGAPPAFCAGADLGAGEQTFTAPGDGFSAAGFPVPAWTLNKPVIAAVNGHAIGLGLTLALQCDIRFFAADAKYGIVQVRRGVVGDAYSHWVLPRLVGIATAAEILLTGAMFDGHRAVQMGLGSRVLPAEEVLPAALAVARDIAGNTAPMSVAASKRLLWDSFDLGRDEVGARETAIHLHLMAHDDAAEGVRAQLAGRPPRWTGRPVDPTR from the coding sequence GTGCCCGGGTACCGAACGCTGCTGTCCACCGTCGAGGGCGGGGTCGCCGTCATCACGCTGAACCGGCCCGCACAGCGCAACGCCGTCGGCGACGGCATGCGCCACGAACTCGCCGATGCCCTGACCCGGTACGACACCGACGACGCCGTCCGTGCCATCGTGCTGACCGGCGCACCGCCCGCGTTCTGCGCCGGCGCCGACCTGGGTGCCGGTGAGCAGACCTTCACCGCACCCGGCGACGGGTTCAGCGCCGCGGGCTTCCCGGTGCCGGCGTGGACGCTGAACAAACCGGTGATCGCCGCGGTGAACGGGCACGCGATCGGGCTCGGGCTGACCTTGGCGCTGCAGTGCGACATCCGGTTCTTCGCCGCCGACGCCAAGTACGGCATCGTGCAGGTGCGCCGCGGAGTGGTCGGCGACGCCTACTCGCACTGGGTGCTCCCGCGGCTGGTCGGCATCGCGACCGCGGCCGAGATCCTGTTGACCGGAGCGATGTTCGACGGTCACCGCGCCGTGCAGATGGGCCTCGGCAGCCGAGTGCTGCCCGCCGAGGAGGTGCTGCCCGCGGCGCTGGCGGTGGCGCGCGACATCGCCGGCAACACCGCGCCGATGTCGGTGGCCGCCAGTAAGCGGCTGCTGTGGGACTCCTTCGACCTCGGCCGTGACGAGGTCGGCGCCCGGGAGACCGCGATCCACCTGCATCTGATGGCGCACGATGACGCGGCCGAGGGGGTGCGGGCGCAGCTGGCCGGTCGCCCGCCGCGCTGGACCGGCCGGCCGGTGGACCCTACTCGGTGA
- a CDS encoding ABC transporter permease, producing MGAFARVELQKLRHDRTELFTRMVQPALWLLIFGQTFNNLKVIDTGDVPYLAFLAPGIIAQSALFISIFYGIQIIWDRDAGILAKLMVTPAPPTALITGKAFAAGIRSVVQVIGVVALAYLIGVHMTLNPLRILGAMAVVVLGSAFFACLSMTLAGLVRNRDRLMGIGQAITMPLFFASNALYPVEVMPQWLRWLSAVNPLSYEVNALRGLLIGTPGNIWLDVTVLAVAAVAGVLTAAALLRRLVR from the coding sequence ATGGGCGCCTTCGCGCGCGTCGAACTGCAGAAGCTGCGCCACGACCGCACCGAGTTGTTCACCCGGATGGTGCAACCCGCGCTGTGGCTGCTGATCTTCGGCCAGACCTTCAACAATCTGAAGGTCATCGACACCGGCGACGTGCCGTACCTGGCCTTCCTGGCGCCGGGCATCATCGCCCAGTCCGCACTGTTCATCTCGATCTTCTACGGCATCCAGATCATCTGGGACCGGGACGCCGGCATCCTTGCCAAACTCATGGTGACCCCGGCCCCGCCGACCGCGCTGATCACCGGGAAGGCCTTTGCCGCGGGCATCCGGTCGGTGGTGCAGGTGATCGGGGTGGTCGCGCTGGCCTACCTGATCGGCGTGCACATGACGCTCAACCCGCTGCGCATCCTGGGCGCGATGGCGGTGGTGGTGCTCGGCTCGGCGTTCTTCGCCTGCCTGTCGATGACGCTGGCCGGGCTGGTCCGCAATCGGGACCGGTTGATGGGTATCGGTCAGGCCATCACCATGCCGCTGTTCTTCGCCTCCAACGCCCTCTACCCGGTCGAGGTGATGCCGCAGTGGCTGCGCTGGCTGTCCGCGGTCAACCCGCTCAGTTACGAGGTGAACGCGTTGCGCGGCCTGCTGATCGGCACGCCGGGCAACATCTGGCTGGACGTCACCGTGCTGGCGGTGGCCGCCGTCGCCGGGGTGCTGACCGCGGCCGCGCTGCTGCGCAGGCTGGTGCGCTGA
- a CDS encoding maltokinase N-terminal cap-like domain-containing protein — MNLPFERWLPSQRWYSGRGREIATARPATVVALDRDLDLVVLQVDYTDGAAETYQVLVRWDSGAEPARIGSDGGRTGYDAMVDPQAAGRLLALVAASEQIDAVRFCREPGADLGPGTPVRVMSAEQSNTSVVFGEQSILKVFRRLIPGINPDIELTRALAGNPYITPLLGSYEIDWDSEQYMLGMVSTFARDSTDGWQLATAPAGDDFGAESHRLGQAVASVHRDLAERLGTRVKPFPAQTMIDRLRAVAVQVPDLRDRLTEIEQRYRALADEPSTEQRIHGDLHLGQVLHTAAGWLVIDFEGEPGQPLQERRRPDSPLRDVAGMLRSYDYAAHQRQTSGQDRDAARGWAERNSAAFCDGYIAGSAIDPRQASAVLRAYELDKAVYEAGYEARYRPSWLPIPLSAIDRLLAV, encoded by the coding sequence ATGAACCTGCCGTTCGAGCGCTGGCTGCCCTCACAACGCTGGTATTCGGGTCGGGGGCGGGAGATCGCGACGGCCCGGCCGGCGACGGTGGTGGCGCTGGACCGCGATCTGGATCTGGTGGTGCTGCAGGTCGACTACACCGACGGCGCGGCCGAGACCTATCAGGTGCTGGTGCGCTGGGACAGCGGGGCGGAGCCGGCGCGTATCGGGTCGGACGGCGGACGCACCGGATACGACGCGATGGTCGATCCGCAGGCCGCCGGGCGGCTGCTGGCGCTGGTGGCCGCCTCCGAGCAGATCGACGCGGTGCGGTTCTGCCGCGAACCGGGAGCGGATCTGGGGCCCGGTACCCCGGTGCGCGTGATGAGCGCCGAGCAGTCCAACACCAGCGTGGTGTTCGGCGAGCAGAGCATCCTCAAGGTGTTCCGCCGGCTCATCCCGGGTATCAACCCCGATATCGAGCTGACCCGCGCGCTGGCCGGTAACCCGTACATCACCCCGCTGCTCGGATCATACGAAATCGACTGGGATTCAGAGCAATACATGCTCGGGATGGTGAGTACGTTCGCGCGCGACTCCACCGACGGCTGGCAGCTGGCGACGGCGCCCGCCGGTGACGACTTCGGCGCGGAATCGCACCGGCTCGGGCAGGCCGTGGCATCGGTGCACCGGGATCTCGCCGAGCGGTTGGGCACCCGGGTCAAGCCCTTCCCGGCGCAGACCATGATCGACCGATTGCGGGCGGTCGCGGTGCAGGTGCCCGATCTTCGTGACCGGTTGACCGAGATCGAACAGCGCTACCGGGCACTGGCCGACGAGCCGTCGACCGAGCAACGCATCCACGGTGACCTGCACCTCGGGCAGGTGCTGCACACCGCGGCCGGCTGGCTGGTGATCGATTTCGAGGGTGAGCCGGGACAGCCCCTGCAGGAGCGGCGCCGGCCGGATTCCCCGCTGCGGGACGTGGCCGGGATGCTGCGCTCCTACGACTACGCCGCCCATCAACGGCAGACCTCGGGGCAGGACCGGGACGCCGCCCGGGGCTGGGCGGAGCGCAACAGCGCGGCCTTCTGTGACGGCTACATCGCGGGCAGCGCCATCGACCCGCGGCAGGCGTCCGCTGTGCTGCGCGCCTACGAATTGGACAAGGCCGTCTACGAAGCGGGATACGAGGCCCGCTACCGGCCGTCCTGGTTGCCCATTCCGCTGAGCGCCATCGACCGTCTGCTGGCGGTATAG
- a CDS encoding prenyltransferase, whose translation MADLEIPGVPGVLTPEQCRQTAVSIAETQESSGAIPWSVGGHTDPWDHVENAMALTVAGLLEPARAAFDWCRTAQRPDGSWPIQLRNGVVEDANSDTNFCAYIATGVWHHVLITGDRGFAETMWPVVAKAIDFVLTLQLPGGEICWARSDAGPLEEALLTGCASIYHSIRCALALANYLDDPQPEWEVAVGALGHAIAEHPELFNAKDTHAMEWYYPVLTGAVRGEAAESRINRRWDDFVVDGLGIRCVDHRPWVTGAETCELVMALDAIGDRKRALEQFAAMQHLRETDGSYWTGLVFSDGKRWPVERTTWTGAAMILAADALTSTSAAAGIFRATDLPRGLEGEFDCACATSGR comes from the coding sequence ATGGCGGATCTCGAGATCCCCGGGGTTCCCGGTGTTCTGACGCCCGAGCAGTGCCGTCAGACCGCGGTGTCCATCGCCGAGACCCAGGAGAGCTCGGGCGCGATCCCGTGGTCGGTGGGTGGGCACACGGACCCGTGGGATCACGTCGAGAACGCCATGGCGCTGACGGTGGCCGGTCTGTTGGAGCCGGCCCGGGCCGCCTTCGACTGGTGCCGCACGGCGCAGCGCCCGGATGGTTCGTGGCCGATCCAGCTGCGCAACGGTGTGGTCGAGGATGCCAACAGCGACACCAACTTCTGTGCCTACATCGCGACCGGCGTCTGGCATCACGTGCTGATCACCGGGGACCGCGGTTTCGCCGAGACGATGTGGCCGGTGGTCGCCAAGGCCATCGACTTCGTGCTGACCCTGCAACTTCCCGGGGGTGAGATCTGCTGGGCCAGAAGCGATGCCGGACCCCTGGAAGAGGCATTGCTGACCGGTTGCGCGAGCATCTACCACAGCATCCGGTGCGCGCTGGCGCTGGCGAACTACCTCGACGATCCGCAGCCGGAGTGGGAGGTGGCCGTCGGAGCGCTCGGGCACGCCATCGCCGAGCATCCGGAGCTGTTCAACGCCAAGGACACTCATGCCATGGAGTGGTACTACCCGGTGCTCACCGGTGCGGTCCGCGGTGAGGCCGCCGAGTCCAGGATCAACCGGCGCTGGGACGATTTCGTGGTCGACGGACTGGGCATCCGGTGCGTGGACCACCGGCCCTGGGTGACCGGTGCGGAGACCTGTGAGCTGGTGATGGCGCTCGACGCGATCGGTGACCGCAAGCGCGCACTGGAACAGTTCGCGGCCATGCAGCATCTGCGCGAGACGGACGGGTCGTACTGGACCGGACTGGTGTTCTCCGACGGCAAGCGCTGGCCGGTGGAGCGCACCACCTGGACCGGTGCGGCGATGATCCTGGCCGCCGACGCCCTGACCTCGACCAGTGCCGCCGCCGGCATCTTCCGGGCCACGGATCTGCCGCGCGGGCTGGAAGGCGAATTCGACTGCGCCTGCGCGACCTCGGGCCGTTAG
- a CDS encoding class I SAM-dependent methyltransferase: MSNADTALPAEAARLFEFAEQVIGFLPADEGRALYDAAVRYLPGGVGVEIGTYCGKSTVLLGAAAAQVGGVIFTVDHHHGSEEHQPGWEYHDTSLVDPVTKRFDTLPTMRHTLDLAGLEDHVVAIVGKSPTVARVWATPVQFLFIDGGHTEEAAQRDYDGWAKWVALGGALVIHDVFPDPNDGGQAPFHIYRRAIDSGDFTEISATGSLRLLERVG; encoded by the coding sequence ATGAGCAACGCCGACACCGCCCTGCCCGCCGAGGCCGCCCGCTTGTTCGAGTTCGCCGAGCAGGTCATCGGCTTCTTGCCCGCCGACGAGGGCCGCGCGCTCTATGACGCCGCCGTGCGCTACCTGCCCGGTGGTGTCGGTGTCGAAATCGGCACCTACTGCGGTAAGTCCACGGTGTTGCTGGGCGCGGCGGCCGCGCAGGTCGGCGGCGTCATCTTCACCGTCGACCATCACCACGGTTCCGAGGAGCACCAGCCCGGGTGGGAGTATCACGACACCTCGCTGGTCGACCCGGTCACCAAGCGCTTCGACACGCTGCCGACCATGCGGCACACGCTGGACCTGGCCGGCCTGGAAGACCACGTGGTGGCGATCGTCGGCAAGTCCCCCACCGTCGCCCGGGTCTGGGCCACCCCGGTGCAGTTCCTGTTCATCGACGGCGGTCACACCGAGGAGGCGGCTCAGCGCGATTACGACGGCTGGGCCAAGTGGGTGGCACTCGGCGGCGCACTGGTGATCCACGATGTGTTCCCCGATCCGAATGACGGCGGCCAGGCACCGTTCCACATCTACCGTCGCGCAATCGATTCCGGCGACTTCACCGAGATCTCCGCGACCGGCTCGCTGCGGCTGCTGGAGCGGGTGGGCTAA
- a CDS encoding HugZ family protein: MAELRDHGDPGDAPTVPPPLTAVTNPQRPSAAEEARTIAASTNAGTLATLTADGDPWASFVTYGLLDGAPVLCVSNMAEHGRNLAGDQRASIAIVAPDVPDDPLASGRVTLAGTVVRPEGDMLEAARQAHLAAVPAARYYIDYSDFALWVLQVQRVRWVGGYGRMDSTSGAEYTAAAADPVSPHAAGAVAHLNADHADALTAMAQKLGGFPDATAATCTAADRYGLDLRVTTPRGVAYTRAGYPQPINSIDELRSAAVELTQRARQG, translated from the coding sequence GTGGCTGAATTGCGTGATCACGGCGACCCCGGCGACGCCCCCACCGTCCCACCGCCGCTGACGGCCGTGACGAACCCGCAGCGCCCGTCGGCCGCCGAGGAGGCGCGCACCATCGCCGCGTCCACCAACGCGGGCACGCTGGCCACCCTGACCGCCGACGGTGACCCCTGGGCCTCGTTCGTGACCTACGGCCTGCTCGACGGCGCGCCGGTGCTGTGCGTGTCGAACATGGCCGAGCACGGACGCAACCTGGCCGGTGATCAACGCGCCAGCATCGCCATCGTGGCGCCTGACGTGCCGGATGACCCGCTGGCGTCGGGCCGGGTCACCCTGGCCGGGACCGTGGTGCGGCCAGAAGGCGACATGCTGGAGGCGGCCCGGCAGGCGCATCTGGCGGCGGTGCCGGCCGCCAGGTACTACATCGACTACAGCGATTTCGCCCTCTGGGTGCTGCAGGTCCAGCGGGTCCGCTGGGTCGGCGGGTACGGGCGGATGGATTCGACGAGTGGTGCGGAATACACCGCCGCCGCGGCCGACCCCGTCTCGCCGCACGCCGCCGGGGCGGTCGCGCACCTCAACGCCGACCACGCCGACGCACTGACCGCGATGGCGCAGAAACTGGGCGGATTTCCCGACGCCACCGCCGCGACCTGCACCGCAGCCGACCGGTACGGGCTCGATCTGCGGGTGACCACCCCCCGCGGGGTGGCCTACACCCGGGCCGGGTATCCGCAGCCGATCAACAGCATCGATGAATTACGTTCGGCGGCAGTCGAGTTGACCCAAAGGGCACGGCAGGGCTGA
- a CDS encoding glycosyltransferase family 4 protein: MRIALLSYRSKTHCGGQGVYVRHLSRGLAELGHDVEVFSGQPYPEGLDPRVRLTKVPSLDLYREPDPFRVPHPREIRDRIDLLELATMWSAGFPEPKTFCLRVARIMAERGDEFDVVHDNQSLGSALLTIAERGMPLVATVHHPITRDRVLEVAAAKWWRKPLVRRWYAFAETQKKVARAIPELLTVSSTSAADIAADFGVSDAQLHVVPLGVDTELFQPSDARVPGRIIAIASADVPLKGVGNLLRAVARLRTHHNLDLQLVSKLEPNGPTEKLIAELGISDIVNVSSGLTDEALAELLASAEIACIPSLYEGFSLPAVEAMASGTPIVASRAGALPEVLSEECARLVRPADVDELTDVLGELLDSPAERHRLGAAGRRRALDVFSWESVAAQTVAVYERAIDRTRKDTQRADR, translated from the coding sequence GTGCGTATAGCCCTTCTCTCGTACCGAAGCAAAACTCATTGCGGTGGTCAGGGTGTGTATGTACGGCATCTTTCCCGGGGTCTGGCCGAACTCGGCCACGACGTCGAGGTGTTCTCCGGCCAGCCCTATCCCGAAGGCCTGGACCCGCGGGTGCGGCTCACCAAGGTGCCCAGCCTCGACCTTTATCGCGAGCCCGATCCGTTCCGCGTCCCGCATCCGCGCGAGATCCGGGACCGCATCGACCTGCTCGAACTGGCGACCATGTGGTCGGCCGGTTTCCCCGAACCCAAGACGTTCTGTCTGCGGGTCGCGCGCATCATGGCCGAGCGCGGCGACGAGTTCGACGTGGTGCACGACAACCAGAGCCTGGGGTCGGCCCTGTTGACGATCGCCGAGCGCGGGATGCCGCTGGTCGCCACCGTGCACCACCCGATCACCCGGGACCGCGTTCTCGAGGTGGCCGCCGCCAAGTGGTGGCGCAAGCCGCTGGTCCGCCGGTGGTACGCCTTCGCCGAGACACAGAAGAAGGTGGCCCGTGCCATCCCGGAGCTGCTGACCGTCTCGTCGACCTCGGCCGCCGACATCGCCGCGGACTTCGGGGTCAGCGACGCCCAGCTGCACGTGGTGCCCCTCGGTGTCGACACCGAGCTGTTCCAGCCGTCCGATGCGCGGGTGCCCGGCCGGATCATCGCGATCGCCAGTGCCGATGTGCCGCTCAAGGGCGTCGGCAATCTGCTGCGGGCGGTGGCGCGGTTGCGCACGCACCACAACCTGGATCTGCAGCTGGTGTCCAAGCTCGAGCCCAACGGCCCGACCGAGAAGCTGATCGCCGAGCTGGGCATCTCCGATATCGTCAACGTCTCCAGCGGGTTGACCGACGAGGCGCTGGCCGAGCTGCTGGCGTCCGCTGAGATAGCCTGTATCCCTTCGCTTTACGAAGGATTCTCGCTGCCCGCCGTGGAGGCGATGGCCAGCGGCACGCCGATCGTGGCGAGCCGGGCCGGGGCGCTGCCCGAGGTGCTGAGCGAGGAATGCGCACGCCTGGTCCGGCCCGCCGATGTCGACGAGCTGACCGATGTGCTCGGCGAACTGCTGGACTCGCCGGCCGAACGGCACCGCCTCGGCGCGGCCGGCCGGCGCCGGGCCCTGGACGTATTCAGCTGGGAGTCCGTGGCGGCACAGACCGTGGCCGTCTACGAGCGGGCAATCGACCGAACCCGAAAGGACACGCAGCGTGCTGACCGTTGA
- a CDS encoding MarR family winged helix-turn-helix transcriptional regulator, which yields MSGVDTRTDLAGQLFGVVGRFRRQLRRSTGGGFDRTGLTQSQTELLRLVGRRPDISVREAAAELGLAANTASTLVSRLTAENLLIRSVDGADRRVGRLRLTAAAQVVADRSRLARRAALDGALRALDDTQIEDLAKGLAVIGELTRILQEDQP from the coding sequence GTGTCCGGGGTGGACACCCGCACGGATCTGGCCGGCCAACTGTTCGGCGTGGTCGGCCGTTTCCGTCGGCAACTACGACGGTCCACCGGTGGCGGATTCGACCGCACCGGGCTGACCCAGTCGCAGACCGAACTATTGCGACTCGTCGGCCGCCGCCCCGACATCTCGGTCCGCGAGGCCGCCGCCGAACTCGGCCTGGCGGCCAACACCGCCTCCACCCTGGTGTCGCGGCTGACGGCCGAGAATCTGCTGATCCGCTCAGTGGACGGCGCCGATCGGCGGGTCGGCCGGCTGCGGCTCACCGCCGCCGCGCAAGTCGTCGCCGACCGGTCCCGGCTGGCCCGCCGAGCCGCGCTGGACGGGGCGCTGCGGGCCCTAGACGACACCCAGATCGAGGATCTGGCAAAGGGTTTGGCCGTCATCGGCGAGCTGACCCGGATACTGCAGGAGGACCAGCCATGA
- a CDS encoding ATP-binding cassette domain-containing protein — translation MTQPPAIDCRGLFHRYGKFTAVSGLDLQVAPGETVGLLGPNGAGKTTVIRVLTTLTPAQQGEVRIFGLDSRRQTMDIRHNIGYVPQQLSIESALTGRQNVELFARLYDVPRRERADRVAGALDAMQLSEVADNPASTYSGGMVRRLELAQALVNRPALLLLDEPTVGLDPIARDSVWEQVDRMQAEFGMAVLLTTHYMGEADALCDRVLLMHHGELQADGTPAELKAGLHDEVGPNATLEDVFRHYAGSDLDAGAPAGLREVRAARRTARRVS, via the coding sequence ATGACCCAGCCACCGGCCATCGACTGCCGGGGCCTGTTCCACCGCTACGGCAAGTTCACCGCGGTCTCCGGACTCGACCTGCAGGTCGCACCGGGCGAGACCGTGGGACTGCTGGGACCGAACGGCGCCGGCAAGACGACGGTGATCCGGGTGCTGACCACCCTGACACCGGCACAGCAGGGTGAGGTACGTATCTTCGGCCTCGACTCCCGCCGGCAGACCATGGATATCCGCCACAATATCGGTTATGTGCCGCAACAACTTTCCATCGAATCGGCACTGACGGGACGCCAGAACGTCGAGCTGTTCGCCCGGCTCTACGATGTGCCGCGCCGCGAGCGGGCGGACCGGGTGGCCGGCGCGCTGGACGCCATGCAGCTCTCCGAGGTCGCCGACAACCCCGCGAGCACCTATTCCGGCGGCATGGTGCGCCGCCTCGAGCTGGCCCAGGCCCTGGTGAACCGGCCCGCGCTGCTGCTGCTGGACGAACCCACCGTCGGGCTGGATCCCATTGCCCGCGACAGCGTCTGGGAACAGGTCGACCGGATGCAGGCCGAGTTCGGCATGGCGGTCCTGCTCACCACCCACTACATGGGCGAGGCCGACGCGCTGTGCGACCGCGTGCTGCTGATGCACCACGGTGAGCTGCAGGCCGACGGCACCCCGGCCGAACTGAAGGCGGGCCTGCACGACGAGGTCGGCCCGAACGCGACGCTGGAGGACGTCTTCCGGCACTACGCCGGCTCCGATCTCGACGCGGGCGCACCCGCCGGGCTCCGCGAGGTCCGCGCCGCACGAAGGACGGCCCGCCGTGTCAGCTGA
- a CDS encoding isochorismatase family protein: MRALIVVDVQKDFCEGGSLAVAGGAAVARGISELLTEHDYDHVVATMDFHIDPGEHFSDTPDYRVSWPRHCVVGTPGVDFHEDFDPAAVQSVFTKGEFSAAYSGFEGTDADGTTLTDWLARRGVHSVDVVGIATDYCVRATAVDAVAAGLRTRVLLPLCAGVAAESTAEALAVLRARGVEITE; encoded by the coding sequence ATGCGTGCGCTGATCGTGGTTGATGTGCAGAAGGACTTCTGCGAGGGCGGGTCCCTCGCGGTCGCCGGGGGTGCCGCCGTCGCGCGCGGCATCAGCGAGCTGCTGACCGAACACGATTACGACCACGTGGTCGCCACCATGGACTTCCACATCGACCCGGGCGAGCACTTCTCGGATACCCCGGACTACCGGGTGTCCTGGCCCCGGCACTGTGTGGTCGGCACCCCGGGGGTGGATTTCCACGAGGACTTCGACCCTGCCGCGGTGCAGTCCGTCTTCACCAAGGGCGAATTCTCCGCCGCCTACAGCGGTTTCGAGGGCACCGACGCCGACGGCACGACGCTGACCGACTGGCTGGCCCGGCGCGGTGTCCACAGCGTGGACGTCGTCGGCATCGCCACCGACTACTGCGTGCGGGCGACGGCGGTGGATGCGGTGGCGGCGGGTCTGCGCACCCGGGTGCTGCTTCCGCTGTGCGCCGGGGTGGCCGCGGAGTCCACCGCCGAGGCGCTGGCGGTGCTGCGGGCCCGCGGCGTCGAGATCACCGAGTAG